AACGAGTCGGCCTCGGCCACGCCGGCCAGCAGCCCGCGGTGTTCCGGCAGGATGGCGGCGCTGCCGGCCAGGGCCGCGTCCACGTGAAGCCACAGGGCGTGGCGGCGGGCGATCGCGGCGATGGCGGGCACGGGATCGACGGCTGTCGAGGAGGTGGTCCCCACGGTGGCCACGACGGCGCAAGGGGCCAGGCCCGCGGCGCGGTCGGCGGCGATGAGCCGCTCCAGCGCCGCCGGGTCCATGGCGTAGTCGGCGTCCACCGGCACCTTGACCAGGTTGGCGGCGCCGAAGCCGGCGACCATCATGTCCTTCTCCACCGAGGAGTGGGCTTCCGCGGAGGCGTAGACCCGCAGACGCTCGGGCCAGGCGCCGAGTCCGTCGCGGTTTACGGCGCCGCGCGTCAGCCGCTCGCGGGCGGCGATGAGGGCGGCCAGCGTGGCGGTGGAGGCGGTGTCCTGGATGGCGCCGCGGAACGCCGGCGGCAGGCCCAGCATCTGGCGGAGCCAGTCCATGACCACCTCCTCCAGCTCGGTGGCCGCCGGCGAGGTCTGCCAGTTCATGGCGTTGACACCCAGGCCCGCCGACAGCAGCTCGCCCAGGACGGCCGGCCCGGAGTGGTTGCACGGGAAGTAGGCGAAGAAGCGGGGATGGTTCCAGTGGGTGATCCCCGGCATGACGATGTCGCGGAAGTCGGCGAGGATCCGGTCCCAGTCCTCGGCCCCCTCGGGCGGGGCGGCGGGGAGCTGCGCCCGGATGTCGCCCGGCTGGACGCGGGGCCGCACGGGGTAGCGGTCGGCGTGGTCCATGTAGTCGGCCACCCAGTCCACGAGCTCGTGGCCGTAGCGGCGGAAGGTGGTGCTGTCCATGGAGCGGTCACCTCGGAGGCGGTGTTCCCGCCGGCGGCGTCGGGCGGTGCCGCGGCGGACGGTCTCCAGTGTACCACGGGAGCGAGGCGG
Above is a genomic segment from Acidobacteriota bacterium containing:
- a CDS encoding aminotransferase class V-fold PLP-dependent enzyme, which gives rise to MDSTTFRRYGHELVDWVADYMDHADRYPVRPRVQPGDIRAQLPAAPPEGAEDWDRILADFRDIVMPGITHWNHPRFFAYFPCNHSGPAVLGELLSAGLGVNAMNWQTSPAATELEEVVMDWLRQMLGLPPAFRGAIQDTASTATLAALIAARERLTRGAVNRDGLGAWPERLRVYASAEAHSSVEKDMMVAGFGAANLVKVPVDADYAMDPAALERLIAADRAAGLAPCAVVATVGTTSSTAVDPVPAIAAIARRHALWLHVDAALAGSAAILPEHRGLLAGVAEADSFVFNPHKWLFTNFDCSAFFCRDPETLVAAMSVTPEYLKTAHDRQVTNFRDWGVQLGRRFRALKLWFVIRSYGVEGLRAMLRAHLALAREFAAWVDAQPDFERLAPVPVNTVCFRFNPWRAAGGGNPATLDRLNAALLEAVNATGRIMISHTKLGGRYTLRMCIGQTRTHREHVLEAIAVFRSAASSLDASS